One Streptomyces fagopyri DNA window includes the following coding sequences:
- a CDS encoding M14 family zinc carboxypeptidase — translation MSLLQELRYPSVSEIVASARALAAHRPGLSTLRQIGVSRAGRPLHLLSVGHAQRAVLVVAGAHANEPAGGSTLLSLAERVLYDVELRTDTSWHFLLCADPDGASLHVTPAPRTLLDYHLGFFRPAGPEQPEWSPSVLPPDRLPPETRALTRVIDELRPYLQATLHGTDLGGSWVQLTKDIPGLAEPFAKSAAELHIPVETGASDAAGWPASGPGVHVMPAPGSDAAYPSMPDDARHSTWYHAHRYGGLTAVVEVPMWASDLVGDPAQHPAPAAAMRGLARRLRLDARQVETVLTEVVPRLPGPDGPLLRAAKWALELVPGLADDWVRTPPADTTKAYVGSVDAFGRRLPLRAAAMLLRVLQEADDRAAPRLERLVASWSDAFAEHFGARWVPLEHQVEHQSRTVVAAALHARDNAA, via the coding sequence GTGAGTCTCCTGCAGGAGCTGCGCTACCCCAGTGTGTCCGAAATCGTCGCGTCCGCACGGGCGTTGGCGGCCCACCGGCCTGGCCTGAGCACGCTCAGACAGATCGGGGTCTCCCGCGCGGGCCGGCCGCTCCACCTGCTGTCCGTCGGTCACGCACAGCGCGCGGTCCTGGTCGTCGCGGGGGCTCACGCCAACGAACCCGCCGGTGGTTCGACGCTGCTGTCCCTGGCCGAACGCGTGCTGTACGACGTGGAGTTACGGACCGACACCTCGTGGCACTTCCTGCTCTGCGCGGACCCGGACGGGGCGAGCCTGCATGTGACACCGGCGCCGCGCACCCTGCTCGACTACCACCTCGGTTTCTTCCGTCCGGCCGGACCCGAGCAGCCGGAGTGGTCGCCGTCCGTACTGCCGCCGGACCGGCTGCCGCCGGAGACCCGCGCCCTCACCCGGGTCATCGACGAGCTGCGTCCCTACCTCCAGGCGACCCTGCACGGCACCGATCTCGGCGGCAGCTGGGTGCAGTTGACCAAGGACATCCCGGGGCTCGCCGAGCCGTTCGCCAAGTCCGCGGCGGAGCTGCACATCCCGGTGGAGACGGGCGCGTCGGACGCCGCGGGCTGGCCGGCCTCCGGGCCCGGGGTGCATGTGATGCCGGCCCCCGGCTCGGACGCGGCCTATCCGAGCATGCCCGACGACGCGCGGCACAGCACCTGGTACCACGCGCACCGGTACGGAGGTCTGACCGCGGTCGTGGAGGTCCCGATGTGGGCCAGCGATCTGGTGGGCGACCCCGCGCAGCATCCGGCGCCGGCCGCGGCGATGCGGGGTCTGGCCCGCCGGCTGCGGCTGGACGCGCGGCAGGTGGAGACGGTGCTGACGGAGGTCGTGCCGCGGCTGCCCGGCCCCGACGGACCGCTCCTGCGTGCCGCGAAATGGGCGCTGGAGCTGGTGCCGGGGCTGGCCGACGACTGGGTCCGTACGCCGCCGGCGGACACCACGAAGGCGTACGTCGGCAGTGTGGACGCGTTCGGGCGCCGGCTGCCGCTCAGGGCCGCCGCGATGCTGCTGCGCGTCCTCCAGGAGGCCGACGACCGGGCGGCGCCGCGCCTCGAACGTCTCGTCGCGTCCTGGAGCGACGCCTTCGCCGAACACTTCGGCGCCCGCTGGGTCCCCCTGGAGCACCAGGTCGAGCACCAGTCCCGCACGGTGGTCGCGGCGGCCCTGCACGCACGCGACAACGCGGCCTGA
- a CDS encoding SSI family serine proteinase inhibitor, with protein MTRITEALRGALTVAAALLTTAAAPAPATSQQAVPGNWLQLTLTPGEVSPPALPPSRAPFRTEGVPGTGIGGTGTVSPGTGTGIGSPGTGTGVPGTRGALLLCDPPQGHPHAARACAELAAAEGDIGRIPDTPGVLCPMIYAPVTAAARGAWDGRPVTYTHTFANSCVMGAATGAVFDLE; from the coding sequence ATGACGAGAATCACCGAAGCGCTGCGCGGCGCCCTGACGGTCGCGGCGGCTCTGCTCACGACCGCGGCGGCCCCGGCACCGGCGACGTCCCAGCAGGCCGTCCCCGGCAACTGGCTCCAGCTCACGCTCACCCCGGGCGAGGTCTCGCCGCCCGCCCTCCCACCCTCGCGGGCACCCTTCCGGACGGAGGGCGTCCCCGGTACCGGCATCGGTGGCACCGGCACCGTCAGCCCCGGTACCGGCACCGGCATCGGTAGCCCCGGTACCGGTACCGGCGTTCCCGGCACCCGCGGCGCCCTCCTGCTCTGCGACCCGCCCCAGGGGCACCCTCACGCGGCACGGGCCTGCGCGGAACTCGCCGCCGCCGAGGGCGACATCGGCCGGATCCCGGACACGCCGGGTGTCCTGTGCCCCATGATCTACGCACCGGTCACCGCCGCCGCGCGCGGCGCGTGGGACGGCCGCCCGGTCACCTACACGCACACCTTCGCGAACTCCTGCGTGATGGGCGCCGCCACGGGCGCGGTGTTCGACCTGGAGTAG
- a CDS encoding M14 family zinc carboxypeptidase, with amino-acid sequence MWRCALPPLLRYPTVDELGARAAALVARRPADARLRRVGTSRAGTPLWLLSVGHGRRQALVVAGPHANEPVGGATVLRLAERVLADPRLRDGADATWNLLLCLDPDGSRRNQAWLSGPYTLGRYFRHFFRPGFLEQPEWLPEGADGVTLPETRALLDLQDELRPFFQCSLHGVDVGGAFVELTRELPGLAQRVAHTAARLGIPRELGPYDTLYWPALGPAVYRIPPPHRGDLAAAITEAAVESTWFHPHRHGTVTAVVEAPMWGVAAVEDATRPADADAVLRSVSHTLRHDTRVLEGILGRVRPGLGTAPDAARLLAPVDDYLLVGPGLADSWDPDLRDSGSRPLPSLGTARLMSLRLAGRRVALRTAGLLHQLVTGSGHDPREALPELDRLIDGWCADYREGCGARWIPVARQVEYQARVVIAAFELAGRYAPVGSPSGETGWSPQAALPMHRE; translated from the coding sequence GTGTGGAGGTGCGCCCTGCCGCCACTCCTCCGCTACCCGACCGTGGACGAACTCGGCGCCCGTGCCGCCGCGCTCGTCGCCCGCCGTCCGGCGGACGCCCGGTTGCGCCGCGTGGGCACGTCCCGGGCCGGCACACCCCTCTGGCTCCTGTCCGTCGGGCACGGCCGCCGCCAGGCCCTCGTCGTCGCCGGACCGCACGCCAACGAACCGGTGGGCGGCGCCACGGTCCTCCGCCTCGCGGAACGGGTGCTCGCCGACCCCCGGCTGCGCGACGGCGCGGACGCCACCTGGAACCTGCTGCTCTGCCTCGACCCCGACGGCTCCCGCCGCAACCAGGCGTGGCTGTCCGGCCCCTACACCCTCGGCCGCTACTTCCGGCACTTCTTCCGCCCCGGCTTCCTCGAACAGCCCGAGTGGCTGCCCGAGGGCGCGGACGGCGTGACGCTGCCCGAGACCCGCGCCCTCCTCGACCTCCAGGACGAACTGAGGCCCTTCTTCCAGTGCTCCCTGCACGGCGTCGACGTCGGCGGCGCCTTCGTCGAGCTGACCCGCGAGCTGCCCGGCCTCGCCCAGCGCGTCGCCCACACCGCCGCCCGGCTCGGCATCCCGCGCGAGCTGGGTCCGTACGACACCCTCTACTGGCCGGCCCTCGGGCCCGCCGTCTACCGCATCCCGCCGCCGCACCGCGGGGACCTGGCCGCCGCGATCACCGAGGCCGCCGTGGAGTCCACCTGGTTCCATCCACACCGCCACGGCACCGTCACAGCGGTCGTCGAGGCACCCATGTGGGGCGTGGCGGCCGTGGAGGACGCCACCCGGCCCGCCGACGCCGACGCGGTGCTGCGCTCCGTCAGTCACACGCTGCGCCACGACACCCGCGTCCTCGAAGGCATCCTCGGGCGCGTGCGCCCCGGCCTCGGAACCGCTCCGGACGCGGCCCGTCTCCTCGCGCCCGTCGACGACTATTTACTGGTCGGCCCCGGCCTCGCGGACTCCTGGGACCCCGATCTGCGGGACTCCGGCTCCCGGCCACTGCCGTCGCTGGGCACCGCCCGGCTGATGTCCCTGCGCCTCGCCGGGCGGCGGGTCGCCCTGCGCACGGCCGGCCTGCTGCACCAGCTCGTCACCGGTTCCGGGCACGACCCGCGCGAGGCGCTGCCGGAACTGGACCGGCTGATCGACGGTTGGTGCGCCGACTACCGCGAAGGCTGCGGGGCACGCTGGATCCCGGTCGCGCGCCAGGTCGAGTACCAGGCGCGCGTGGTGATCGCCGCGTTCGAACTCGCCGGGCGGTACGCACCGGTGGGTTCCCCTTCGGGTGAGACGGGGTGGAGTCCACAGGCCGCGCTGCCGATGCACCGGGAATGA
- a CDS encoding DUF1707 and FHA domain-containing protein: protein MTSSFEFHTYPARLSDAERDRALKALRDGVALGRLSHDTFVRRMELALSARRSDELAVLTADLATEGRWSKLVFGTVEAVSGFTVRVRRAWQAERLPKLLLPHPGNGYPLRIGRDPASGLRLNHETVSRIHAELSRQGGLWVLRDLGSTNGTTVNGRRVIGAAVVQDGDQIGFGRMLFRLSST, encoded by the coding sequence GTGACGTCGTCTTTCGAGTTCCACACGTACCCCGCGCGGTTGTCCGACGCGGAACGCGACCGGGCGCTCAAGGCCCTGCGTGACGGCGTCGCTCTCGGACGTCTCTCGCACGACACGTTCGTCCGCCGCATGGAACTGGCGCTCTCCGCCCGCCGGTCCGACGAACTCGCCGTGCTCACCGCCGACCTGGCCACCGAGGGCCGCTGGTCGAAGCTGGTGTTCGGCACCGTCGAGGCGGTCTCCGGCTTCACCGTACGGGTGCGCAGGGCCTGGCAGGCCGAGCGGCTTCCGAAGCTGCTGCTGCCGCACCCGGGCAACGGCTACCCGCTGCGGATCGGCCGCGACCCCGCGAGCGGGCTGCGGCTCAACCACGAGACGGTGTCGCGGATCCATGCCGAGCTGAGCCGCCAGGGCGGCCTGTGGGTCCTGCGTGACCTGGGGTCGACCAACGGGACGACGGTCAACGGACGGCGGGTGATCGGCGCCGCCGTCGTCCAGGACGGCGACCAGATCGGTTTCGGACGGATGCTCTTCCGGCTGTCGTCCACCTGA
- the treZ gene encoding malto-oligosyltrehalose trehalohydrolase: MRFEVWAPQADRVALHREGATSALERDPERAGWWTGDAEARDGTRYGFAVDDGPVLPDPRSRRQPDGPDGLSAVVVQERYDWRAEWAGRPLPGAVLYELHVGTYTPGGTLDSAAERLGHLAELGVTHVELMPLCPFPGRHGWGYEGVSPWAVHEPYGGPEALKRFVDRAHELGLGVVLDVVHNHLGPSGNHLPAFGPYFTDTHQTPWGSAVNLDAPGSDEVRAYLVGSALAWLRDYRLDGLRLDAVHALRDTRALHFLEELSTAVDTLADDLGRPLFLIAESDLNDPRLISSREEGGLGLHAQWNDDFHHALHATLTGEAQGYYADFAEAPFTALAKTLTSGFFHDGTYSSFRGRRHGRPLDRTRVPAHRLLGYSQTHDQIGNRAQGDRLSASLSPGLLACAAALTLTGPFTPMLFMGEEWAAGTPWQFFTDHTDPGLADAVRRGRRREFAAHGWAEEDVPDPQDPATRERSCLDWSEPQEALHARMLAWYRDLIALRRSHPDLADPDLAAVRIAHDEGARWLALRRGDVRVAVNLGKEAAGIPLGLSRARVLAAWEPVRTPDADGLLSVPGKSCVVLTQA; this comes from the coding sequence GTGCGGTTCGAGGTGTGGGCACCGCAGGCCGACCGGGTGGCACTCCACCGCGAGGGCGCCACGAGCGCGCTGGAGCGCGATCCGGAGCGCGCCGGATGGTGGACGGGAGACGCGGAGGCGCGGGACGGGACGCGCTACGGGTTCGCGGTGGACGACGGCCCCGTACTGCCCGATCCGCGCTCGCGGCGGCAGCCGGACGGCCCCGACGGGCTGAGCGCGGTGGTCGTCCAGGAGCGGTACGACTGGCGCGCCGAGTGGGCCGGCCGTCCACTGCCGGGCGCGGTCCTGTACGAGCTGCACGTGGGGACGTACACCCCCGGGGGCACCCTGGACTCGGCCGCCGAGCGGCTCGGACATCTCGCGGAACTGGGCGTCACCCACGTCGAGTTGATGCCGCTGTGCCCGTTCCCCGGGCGGCACGGATGGGGCTACGAGGGTGTCTCGCCGTGGGCGGTGCACGAGCCGTACGGCGGCCCCGAGGCGCTGAAGCGTTTCGTCGACCGGGCGCACGAGCTGGGCCTCGGCGTCGTCCTCGACGTGGTGCACAACCATCTCGGGCCGTCCGGGAACCACCTGCCGGCGTTCGGGCCGTACTTCACGGACACCCATCAGACGCCCTGGGGCTCCGCCGTGAACCTGGACGCGCCCGGTTCGGACGAGGTGCGGGCGTATCTCGTCGGCAGCGCGCTGGCGTGGCTGCGGGACTACCGGCTGGACGGGCTGCGGCTGGACGCGGTGCACGCGCTGCGCGACACCCGCGCGCTGCACTTCCTGGAGGAGCTGTCGACGGCCGTGGACACGCTCGCGGACGACCTGGGCCGGCCGCTCTTCCTGATCGCCGAGTCGGACCTGAACGACCCTCGGCTGATCTCCTCCCGCGAGGAGGGCGGTCTCGGGCTGCACGCCCAGTGGAACGACGACTTCCACCACGCGCTGCACGCCACGCTGACCGGTGAGGCGCAGGGCTACTACGCGGACTTCGCCGAAGCCCCGTTCACGGCTCTCGCCAAGACGCTGACGTCGGGTTTCTTCCACGACGGCACGTATTCGAGCTTCCGGGGGCGCCGCCACGGCCGCCCGCTCGACCGTACCCGGGTCCCGGCACACCGGCTGCTGGGCTACTCCCAGACCCACGACCAGATCGGCAACCGCGCCCAGGGGGACCGCCTTTCGGCGTCGCTCTCCCCCGGGCTGCTGGCCTGCGCGGCCGCGCTGACGCTCACCGGCCCCTTCACGCCGATGCTGTTCATGGGGGAGGAGTGGGCCGCGGGCACGCCCTGGCAGTTCTTCACCGACCACACCGACCCCGGGCTGGCGGATGCCGTACGACGGGGCAGGCGCCGGGAGTTCGCGGCGCACGGCTGGGCCGAGGAGGACGTCCCCGACCCGCAGGACCCGGCGACACGGGAGCGTTCCTGTCTGGACTGGTCGGAGCCGCAGGAGGCGCTCCACGCGCGAATGCTGGCCTGGTACCGCGACCTGATCGCCCTGCGCCGGAGTCACCCGGACCTCGCGGACCCCGATCTCGCCGCGGTCAGGATCGCCCACGACGAGGGGGCCCGCTGGCTCGCCCTGCGGCGCGGGGACGTCCGGGTGGCGGTGAACCTCGGCAAGGAGGCCGCCGGGATCCCGCTGGGCCTGAGCCGGGCGCGCGTGCTGGCCGCGTGGGAGCCGGTGCGGACGCCGGACGCCGACGGGCTGCTGAGCGTGCCCGGCAAGTCGTGCGTGGTGCTGACGCAGGCGTGA